CATCATTCAGTAATTCATTCACTTAATTTATACAATGGGGCAGCAATCTCCTTAAATAATGCAATTATTGAACTGACAATGCTTATGAAATTGACAAATTGATTTATTGCATTTAAGCCATTTCATAGGTTTTGACTCAAGATTATTTAATTCTTATTAGGAAATGCATTAAAAGTCGAGGAAAATTTCAGAAATGTTATATATTGCAAACACTTATCTTGACCACAAACCATATCCATGTTTTATGTTGTTCTTACAGTTATCATAGTCACAGAGGCCACTAATACTCACCATCTGTAGTTTGGTGAAACGAGCACCTGTAAGATCTTGATGATCGCTCTATTGATGATTATCGTAGTTTTCTTGTCACGTATGGAAACAGTGTCGTCTTatctgttattgttttgtttctaaCATTATTATTGAATGGCAGTTACTGTCTCTGATTGCATTACTGTCAATCAAAAGTGGCCTCCGCAACTCTTAAGCTGCTGAACCAGTCCAACAATAAGTATGCATACTCTGGTGGCTATTTGCCAGCCTATTGTGTGATgtgaaaagaatgaaaacaaggGAGTTGATTAAACAAACAGGCACAACACCTcctgaataaaagaaaatccttAAATAcaaaaagcttcttttttttttacaaaagcacgcctttagaaaaaataaagcagacaAGCCTAATCTTGTTGAGTGTCAGTGGTTATGTATTGTGGCTGTCAAAAGTGTACACAATCTGCAGCATGTAAGGTAATACTGCAGCCTTTTCTGTTACTTTCATGGGGAACAATCGAGTTGAAAAATGACTCCCATCCCAATGCACaacctttctcctctctgcatTCAGAACATCTTGGGTTCATGAACTGATTCGGTTCCTGTCTGGCCCTGGAGAGCTATCAGTTTGGATCTGGAGCATCTCCTTTTTAATCACTTCAGCTTTTGTTGTCTCACTCCATCGCCTATTTATGTCGCTCTGTCCTGATATTTCATGATATTTGATAAAAAGCGACACTCTCTAAGCCGAACATACCTATATAACTTAGTAGTGGAGGAATACATCAGCAGTCTCCTTTTTTCgacaaacacattattattattattataacatattatattatgtCATGTGAGAAGAAGCACACTCCACTAACATCTTCAGAAGTTTGTCAAAACTCTGGCATCCACTGAGATGAGTGCATCTCTCCCAAAACAGCGCCAATAAAAATGAGTTGCTTGTACAGTAAATAATGTCTCACAAGCTGAGTACCAGAACCAAAAACTTAAccttcaataaaaacaaaaatcacaaaccAGAAACAACTGTGAAAGTCTGCAGCATGTAGTGAACTGGGAGTGTGGCTGATAGAGGTCAACTTGGCCCTTGGTGTCAGGCATCTGTGGAGTAAACACAACTTAATGGagctgggggagggggggaggagggtatgcatgtgagtgtgtgtggggggggcacTCGATGTCTCTGTGGGCGTAAACATCACCTGGATGATTCCAGGACACAGAGAACCGGGGACAGTATAAATGCTCAGAGGTGCTGGTGAACAGGCACAAGAGGGAGGACACACCTATCACCTGTCTCAGTCAATCgttgaaggaggagaaagacacaGACGGAGACAAGAGAAAGCAAAGCTGGACAAAGGGCCATTCAAGACCTCTTTAAAGAGCATCAAATCAATTTTCACTCCACATTGTAGAGGTGAGTTTGGGCTGACAGAAGTTCATCTTATTTTTTGAATCTGTCCATTGCTGAAAGAATATGTTGAGAATTATATCTAAGTTTAATTTCATGGTTAGCCTCTGAGTAAAGAATCGGCAAATACATAAActgattaattttcttttaatatatgATAGACCTCtataaatgtgattatttgctTTGTTAATTATTGTCTTGTGAAAGAGGGGCAGATTAAATAAGATCACTCTCCTTTCTGCCCTTTTTCATTCAAGATTATGTATTTTTGGATTTGCATCTAAATTGTTTTTTGGTTGGTcggtaaatgaaataaatatataaaaaaagtaatgataataatttgaaATTAACTAAACAAGTTGGCTTGTGTCGAATTGACAAAATAGTTTCTACAAACCAGGCACTGAGGCTCATTAGAgacgttccattttaaatcaaatgcaCTGCTAAAGTTTTCCCCGATTATGTAAGCGATATTACAATGAGACTTAGTGGCATCATAATGACTTAAACAGAATTATAGGTAGGTTTATTTAAGTAATAGGGATCCTCATGGGAATTGATGCAACAGAAGCAACACTGTTAACAAACTACGACcacattttttcccccactgtaattatttttggaaaaagaaaaacatatcagACTGCAATAATAAGAAAAGTTAATTTCTTGGTATAGATTTAATAAATGTAAGGAtagaacatttgaaaacattaaaacctcAAATAGCATATTAGTACAGGATTGTGTATTTGGACCATAATGTAAGATCTTAATCACTGGAGAAAATAGTCATTACAGCCAATCAATGATAAGTATtagagacacatttaaaaagcctGTGTGGTGACACCAGAGCAACAGTCCAAGTAAAAACACCagaagaaataaaggaaaacaattaaaaagaataGATATCAGTGATTTGTGAGTCATTGCTTGATTTATTATATCCAAACCGTTTTAACTCTGGTCAATCTTCAGGAATGCTTTGACTCTGAGCgatgaaagtgaaatgaaagacTCCTACATTTAAAGCTGTGTGGTAAAGAGCTCTTCACACTGGTAATGACCATTTGTAACAACAGCTCTTTTGCAATCCTAAATAATAGTTTAGAGTTACTTGTCatacatacaatttaaataccTATGAGCATATTTATCGTTACAGTAGGAAAACATGCTGACGAGGTTTTACTTCCAACATGATCAAAGCCTGCACACACGCTACAGAGTGTGATTATCAGATTTATTCTTGGAAAAATTACTGGATGTGAGCTCTGAGggccaaaaacaaaaacacgaaCGAATGATCGCTTTGCCCTATTTCACACTCTCTAACAAGCACACCACGATCCAAATGGCTAGTTTGCAAGACTTGGCAAGAACAGAGGCCATACTTACTTGGAAACCTCTGTGCGGCCAATACTGCCAACCATCCATCAAGCTCCAGACTTACGAGAACCCAGAGCCTGGCTAAAGTCAAAGATTACTATGTCTGCGAGTAGATGGACTTTTTTGCCCAAATTATTTTAATGCAGCTGTTACGTTAGCTGCGTCTAAATCCAGCGAACAAAGATGATCCTTGTGTTGAGACACTTGCTcgggaaaaaaataattaccCTTATTTAATGCTGTTATGTGCTATGCCTCACTGGAAACTTTTGTTTCTCATTGACTTCAGGTCTTTTTACTTTCTGCCCATTTAAGTCAGGGATTAAAAATGCAGTCAGACACAATAGGTTGGTGTAAACATAGAGAGACTGGGGAGGAGTAACAAAGTTGGAGAAGGAGACTAATAAAAACACTGTAGGAAGTAAGAAAGTTGTTATTATTaggttttaatatttcatacttaaatacaaaaaacaatctTTTATTTAATAGCATTTAACAGTATTCCTTGCTTATTATGTGTAAGTATTTCTACATATCTGGCACAGTATGCAATGgcatttcatcctttttcaaCTCCCTTTCTTTGCCTGACAACCagtgtcactgtgacatttttatttgattgtagTGAATTGTAGTATTTATGGATGACTGACAGTTTAAGAAGGCCTGACTGGTTAAATGATAGGTGGTGCCGGATCTCTTTCAAGTATATTTGTAAGTTGCATTTTTGAACGCTGAACTTCATTATTGCATTTAAGAGATTGCTCGTTGTAATAGGACCAACATAGTGTGGTCGGGCATCAGCTGCAGTGAGTGTCATTGCTTTTGATAAAGTTCATTTCACTCTAGAAATGGAGATCAAAGTTTTTTCCTTCAGAAAACTTTCATGATGGGTTTTTCACTTTGTACTTACCTGTTTTCTGCatattctttcttcttttattgtCTTATAGGTTGTGGACTTCGAGATAATGTTTGAAACCTTGAACAAACATATCCAGGATACTCTGGTGGAGCGAAAGAGCCGCAGGAGCAGACTAGTGACCAAAGATGGTCGCTGCAACATCGAATATGGAAACATCAAGTACAGCAAACACTTTGCCTTCCTGGCTGACTTCTGGACAACCTTTGTGGAAATCCGGTGGcgttttgttcttttcatcttCATTGCCTCTTTCACCCTCAGCTGGTTCATCTTTGGCCTGCTGTGGTACTGGATCGCCCGCAGCAATGGAGACCTGACCTGGCAAAACCCCCCAGTTGACCACACCCCATGTATTGACAATGTTGGAGGTCTCACCACAGCGTTCCTCTATTCCCTAGAAACCCAGACAACTATTGGGTATGGTGGACGGGCACTCACCCCTCTCTGCCCTGGTGCTGTGGCGCTACTCATCATCCAGTCCCTCCTTGGAGCCATTATCAACTGCTTTATGTGTGGAATCATCCTGTCCAAAATCTCTTTGCCTAAGAAGAGGGCAAAGACCATCACCTTCAGTGACATGGCTGTAATCAGCTCCAGAAATGGTGCTCTCTGCCTGTCAATCAGAGTGGCCAACCTGCGCAAGACCCTGATGATAGGAAGCCAGCTGTACGGCAAACTGCTGAGAACGACATACACACCAGATGGGGAGACGATCATCATGGACCAGGTGAACATCGACTTCACGGTGGATGCTGGGAAGGACAACCTCTTCTTCGTATGCCCCCTCACACTCTACCACATCATTGACAAGAGCAGCCCTTTCTTCGAGATGGCAGTGGACACACTCCACAAGCAAGAGTTTGAGCTGGTCGTCTTCCTAGATGGCACAGCTGagtccaccagctcctcctgccAAGTGCGGACCTCATTTATTCCTCAGGAGATCATGTGGGGCTACAACTTCTTGCCCATCATTTCCAGAAGCAAGGAGGGCAAGTACAGAGTAGATTTCTCCAACTTCTCTAAAGTGGTACCCATAGTGACTCCACACTGTGCCTATTGTTTCCACAATATCAAGGGTCATCACCTCCACTCCAGAGACGGATTTGACAACCTGGGCTTTGAGGTGATTGATATCGATCCCCCAAATGTCACCAAGTTGTGAGATGGGGGAGACAATGACAATTGCAAATCTCAAGAGACAGACTGAAGACAAACAGGTGCTAGAGGCCGGTAGGGCAACCTAACGGCAGACAGTTCATTGTGTATCATTTAAATGTGAAGATAAAGAAAACCtacttatttgtttgtgtttaacagAGATAAGGAATCTGTCAGGACAGTTATTGTTGAGAATTTGTTTCTAAAACCACGCCTGCCACTGTCTGCCTGACCAAAAACCTGTTTTCTATAGGGAGGCCAGGTTAGGCAAGATGGTAAAACTACAGTTCAAGAaccaaaagagagaaaagcctTTTCCAAGTATACATGTGCTCTTGAAGACCATTAGTTCTGATTTATCTTTGACCTTGTACATCTGGTTTACCGAGTATGGAGaggcagaaaaaacaaagaaaatgtataatcCTGAATATACATCTTGTAATTACTTGAAAGACCAGTGTTGGAGGTCGTACTTGTAAGAAAACGATGAAGTAGTTCAATAGTTCATGTAACTGTAGGCTATCATGCACAAGAGACACTTGCACTTGAACCAtcagagtttgtttttaactATTCAGACATGGAGGCACTAGCAAGGGGTTGGGGTATGGGGCCAGTCTTTTTGAACAGTGTGTGATGTAGTTGTACTTTTTTTGAGTAAAGACACTGGGAGAGAACAAAGCTCTcaggaaatgtgtaaaaatatggCTGCAAGCAGCACTGACTGTACTGTAataattttgtctttttttgtatttgataCCCAGGGGAGAATATATCCGGAGCCCTTCTGGTGACATGTGGGACAAAAATATTGCGTGGCCACGACATAATGCCACAAGTTATGAATCTGTTCCTTAATAACAAGACCTGGCGAACTCAACTGAACAAACCGCTTGGATGAGAGAtgaaacatttcacttaatCACATGATGTAGCCTCAGGCTTTAGTTTGAtaaacactgaggacacactgtggtggaaacatTTGCAAATAATTAATAGAGACAAGTTTCACCAGGTAAATCTGTGAACAATCTCTCTCCCattccaaataaatatttagtttgtatAAAAGTATATAAAGCTATGTTTGATTATTATGACTTATTATCTCGTTACTATGCGTTATGTTGTGGCCATGCAAATGTATTTGCTCCCAAATTCCCCGGAGGGGCTCCGTAAGAATACACTGACATAAAGGCTATTTTTGCATTCAAAAAACATGTCTCTGCTGTGTAATTATTATTTGCTGTCTAAAGTGGCCTGAACTTTATATAAGGCCTGTGATCAAAAAGGTCAAAGCAACATAATGACAGGTGCCAACCCTTATCATGGCTTTCCATCTGTAAACAAAGCAAAGTTGTGACAGCAAACAGGAATCCAAACACGACACAGTGGTGGTGTTTGTGAGATGAAAGCCATAGCTTGCTGCTCATTATCTTGCCTGCAGGTTCTGAACATGAAACCAGAGctctccatacacacacatactgcacatactgtctgctaacatggagctTTGACAGGTGTTAAAGTGGACCTTCCACCTTTCTTATAAACTGCATATGCTTTGagtcatatgtgtgtgtgtgtgtgtgtgcctgcgccCCAGGAGGCCGCTGGTTCAAATTGCACAGTAATGAGCAAGGTAAACCGATTTTGAATATTGATTGATTAGCAAGCAGCTTAAAGTTGATAATGCTTTGCACTAAAAAAGTCCACAACTGTCTCTCGACAGCTATTCCCTGTGAACATGATAGGCtatatatttctgtctttacGCCTCTAGGCAAAATAAAAGGGCATTTTGCAAGACTTAAACTGTAATTTCATACAAAAACCATTCATAAAAACTAGTTGTTATATTACTAACACCTATTATTAGGGTAAATACtgaatatacatacatattgaTACAGACTAAATACTTTTAAACAGCTATGACCTGCattagcagttttttttttttttttaaactatcaGTTGGCTTGTGGCATTTACATCAGAACAGAAGGTAGTATAGAGGTGGAGGTGGTTGATGGGTGTATATGCAAGGCTCTGGATCTGTCCCATTGACGTCTTTATCATTTAGAGACACCACAATCAGTCCCTGAACATATCACAGTGGAGCCAGTTAACTTACCTTACTGAAGGAACGTACAGCGATAAGGGTTAAAATATGAACAATTATCATCTCTTACTGACagcaatgtaatgtaatgtagctGCAAGTAACATTGAATATATTAATGATCTATTAAAATGAGAAAGTGCAGATCTGTAATTGTTCATCTAATTCGTAttcttatttttgttctttctagACAGAGACTGCATATGGTCTTTATTGTGTCACTTtttagaaacaaagaaaagtacAATTCCCTTGCTCACAGTAGGTGGCCTTGTATGATTTGTTGATTCAATACATGAAACAACcgaaaagagtaaaaacacagtttatcattatttttgcaATGACAAAATGTTATTTGGAATTGTAATGGCAAAAGCTGCATGGCATGAAGAAAAGAATGCCTATAAATATCATTGCGGTTTCCTCACTCCTCCTTTTCCAATTTATTTGACCTTAGATATAGTGGATCAAATATTAGAAACATCTACAATAGGGTCTCAGGGCAGAATACAAGTATGGCTCCCATACATTTCACAGTGCCAGGAATtacaacttttaaaatgtatgtaaattaaTATTATAAGATTATAATTTTCACGAAATTGAGATATGTTGCATGGCTGTTGTATTAAACTGCACCGGATGCACCCAAAAGAACTTCTTAATTTCTTAATGTGGATGCAATCTTACAAAAAAATATCTTAGCTAAGAGTTTCTAATCCCTCCAACCCTCTGCAGATGTAAATATACTACTATATATACTGCTAAATACATGTGTTATGCTCTACAGAGTGtttaatgattaaaataaatgctcACTTAATGTCAATGATTTGAAAGAAATTTCACAAAGGCAAAAGAATTTTCAGCACAATCGACAAATATATTGTCACTATCAAGATAGTTGTGCATTTTTCAAATGTCCTAGtggaaaatacagagaaaatcCACAAACAAGCAACCAAAAAACTGAGAGGtaaaattttattttgtcacattttcctATACAAAAGACCTTTTCCAAAAGGTATTCATACATTTCAggaatgacaataataataatacattggTTAATTGTAAAattacacaccacacacacacacacacgctcacacacaaaaacatacgcaccaacacacatatatatatttatatttgatatcCAAAATACATTGCATATACGAAGTAGCACAGATCCCTTTTCATTGATAATGCTTGTGAAACATGGAAGTTAAGGGTACATTACAATAATTTCTTTATGCTACAAATTACATGttccctttttatttcttcttttaaagcTATAAGTCTTCAGGAGAAGCTGGTGGTGAATATTAATACTGATGGTATTATTCTGCATAAAATACCTGAAATTCTTAAATGTAAAGGAAAGGGCTACCTGGCGGAAAAAAAGTGATTCGAAATGGAAAGAAACCATCTTAATAATTACATGTTGCATATAGAGTAAAGAAATCCCTGGCTATTGGATTAGGATTCAAGCAGGCATTTATGGTTTTGGGAATACAAGAAAATATCTTGTGCACTTAAAGGCATTAAGGATGTTACAACCGAAtttcaaaaacaataacaataacaagaaaattaaaaaatgttaaaatgtattgCCCAAATGTACAGATATAAAAACGCTTACATGCTTAACAAACTACTTAGCAGAAATGGACTTAAAAGGTTTTGCATTTTTGACCGAGGTCAACTCGTATTAATTCtcttgactttttttaatactgtgtcacatatgaaaaTAACTCTGCATAATTTATACAGTAAGTTGCTTTAATGCCTAGTTGACTGATGcttataaaataatacaaaataggTCTGACAAACGCACAGCGTTTGCGAATCTGAGGATTTCTTTGTTTCATCTCGTCATACTTTATTGGTTTTGTTCTCTGATAAACTACTCAGTCCCAAGTAATTTATTTTCAAGTGTTCACTCTCAGTTACTCTGAAGGAATACTTTTGCTATGAATAGCTTTGAACACCTGAAGATGGATATGTTTCAACGTGATACTGTcacaggatgatgatgatgaaatccAGACTTGAGATTCATGTGCATTTTGCTGGGCTCTAGATCAGTGAGAAActaacattcaaacacacatgctgctcTCGAACTAGGATCCAGCCCTGGTAAAAGAATACGACTTGACTGTCTTAGTAACATGACTTGCTGTGAAGCCACTACTCTGTGCTAACCTACACTGTCCTGACTGGCCTACAtaggaaagaggaaggagacaCCGCGGCAGCCGTTATAGTCAGAGTGCACCTCAAAATCAAAAATTGTCAGATTTGTGGTCAGACATGGAAATTATTTATGAATGTCACAATAATCTTAACGTGTAATGCTGTTCCATCAataatgaatagaaaatatatGGCATAAAACAGCAGTTAAGGCATGGCACTCACACTTTGACGGTGAGGGTTTTGGGTCTCATTAAGGCACATAGGAAACCACCTCAGAGTAAAAGTAAATGCACTCACGGCACTGTAAAGTActttggattaaaaaaacaagcaaacaaacaattaaaaacagcCACTTATGAACATATAGTCTTGAGCTCTGGTATGTTTTCATATTCACATCTACATCTCTCATGTTTTAGATTAGTCAGGTGCAGCAATTGTGGTCTATCTCGGAAAGGAATTAATTTCTCCACTATGAGtttttacaaaagaaaacatctgacaAATTTTGATTTCGCTGCAGGGTATCCCTATTTACGTGTTTCACAAACTTTCACATTAATACTGACATGGTCGAGcaacaaaacatctggaaatgGCATGGCTGAAAGGCAACAACATGGCAAACATTTAGTAGCCTAGTGTGTGGGCCCCTGAAAACATCTGACCTGGGTTGAATTATTGTTGCAAATTACTTCAATTACATCTTGACTCGGCTTCCCCTGCACAAACAAGTCAACTGTACACATCGCCAACCTTGAACTCCACACACAACACGcaaaaaagcattttaagtAACTGAGTTGACCCAGGTCAGCAAAACATACAGCGCTTCCCTCTGCGACATTTAACTCTTCTCTAGCCTTCCAGTTTGGAGGATAAATTAAATTGTGAATGGCATATTCCAGTTGCCAAATTTCATTCAGTGCTGAGAAAAGTCCATCTCCTCCTTTGAGAGCTCCTTCTTATCCAGCAAATTCCAGAAGACTCTCCACACACATAAAAAGAtgcagatggacagatgagcaGATAGAGCCAGTGGAAACAAAAGGGTAGTTGCGGTGGGAATAAGAAACCTCGACAAGGCTGTAGATGAGCGGAAATGGGAGATGCTTTAAAGCGTAATGTGCATAATGTACTGAGGAGGATGTAGATTGAGACCCATAAATAATAGGCCCATGTCTGGTACTGTAGCGGGGTGCGGAAGCAGCTGGACTCAGGTTGTTTCTCCTATCTTCTGACTTTGGTTTGGGAAGGTTTTCTGGAAGGACAGCTGTCAGTGCAGCTTTCAGAAGGATGGGAAACAGATAGGCACAGGAAACTAAAACAGACTAAAACACTTGCTAGTCTTGTAAAGGTAAGTAGTATTCCATTTTGGAGCATAGCATCCAGTTGTTTATAAATtcttacatatatatataaaaacttcAATTGAATCATCCTTTATTTCCTTCAGAGGTCAAATGCCTCTATCAATTCAGTCTTCATTGGTTTGGCATCACTGGGAGTGCAGGTCAGCAATTGTGGACTCTGTTGTGGGTAAAGGGGAGGTTTTTAAGAGGATTGACAGAAAGGGGTCTTTTAATAGTAACTGCCCAGGTGGGAAGGCACATGGGTGTTAGGGTGGCGGGGGACATTTGGGTTGGGGTAGATGCCGGCAGTTGGTGAGCTCCAGTACGGAGCAGTGGGTCCAAAGAAGTTGGAGGAGGTGACGGGCATGGATGGAGGGTGTGGGGATACAAAGTTGACCTTCTGCTGGTGGGCATGGTAGGAAGGCACATAGGCTAGGTCCGAGGGGTACTTGTACATGGAGGACTCAGTGGGGTGTGGCTGCAGCGCTTGAGCAATACCATGGAAGTCGAACTTGTAGGCATAGCGCTTGCCATGCACCTTGGTCATGATATTTTTGTCGTAGTAGTAGCGTAGAGCACGGCTCAGCTTGTCGTAGTTCATGTTGGGCTTGCTCTTGCGCTCGCCCCAGCGCCGTGCCACCTCATCGGGGTCCGTCATCTTGAACTCGCCATTGGTGCCCTCCCAGGTGATGCAGCCAGCATTAGCACTGTCGGACAGGAGCTCCAGGAGGAATTGCCACAGTTGGATTTGACCTGAACCTGATGgtggacacaaaaacaaacagtggtcAGAGGGAGATCCAGCCTTGCCACATGGAAAGTTGAGATCTGCAAGATGATGCAACGCAACCAAAAAGCAGTTTGGCTTAGCCATTCAAAGGGAATGAGCAGCATTTCAGTTAAAGCCTCCAATGCATGCATCAAAGTCCTGCATAAGCAACAGCTGCCTATTTACAGCATCTGCTTTATAAAGACTGGGAGTTGCACAAACTCTTACCTGGATTTGCTAGGCGACTGCTGGTGGGACCCAGAATCTGGTAAGGATCTGTGTACAAAAGGAGAGATCTGTTGATGTCTGGTCTAGACACTGATTATTGTCATGATAAAATAGTGTACAACCTGTAATGATTATGATTGAAGCAAAAATTAAACGTGTTGGTGGGCAACAGCAGATGATATACTTTAACTCTAATAGTTTTTGCCTCTATGCTTCTAATATCATAGTTCAGGTTGAGTgaataaagtgaaaacacaaaatgagaGTTTTATGTAATCCGATGTTGTATTAGTTTTTGGATAATTGTGCTCTCTTAATAATGTGCTTATCAGCAAACACTAATTACACATGCTAATAGATACATGGCTGAGAGGTTAGGGAAGAAATCCAAACACAAGTAAAAACTCAAAGCTTGGTAGCTGACTGCATTATTAAATCGCTGGTGAATAACCTGTAAATAACAGTTTTGTACTCTTCTGAGGCTGCGATGATTTAATCAAGTCAAATGTTGTTttgtaaacataaaatatataagaaaagagcagatttttatgaaaactggCACAAAGTGAATCAAATAAGTGTAATAACTAATGTTGTAAAGTCTGTGCTTATGATGACGAGAGTTGCAGGTAAGTTACCTGGCTGAGGTCTGGGCTGCTCAGTGGACTTGGTCACATTCTGAGTAACCACTGGTGAgcctgcagagagaggaaacatcAGCAGGGATCTACAGATAACCAAGCTACACATTCTGATGGCAAGTCAGCAGAGGTAGATAAAGTAAATAAGGCATTAACTGATGGCTGGGCTGACTTCTTTTGATTGTGTGCTCAGGTTCTGACAACACAGTTTGTTATCTCCAGGAGTCGGACCCACAGACttgatgatttgtgtgtgtcctcaccttTGCCGCTGTGCATGTTGTTTGACCATCCTGTCCGCCGTACAGCATCATATGAAGGGTCTGAAGATGACAGAGGAAaagtttttgtgtatttcaaaaAAGTAGATGAGGGTCGAGAAATTTGAAAAATTCATAAAAGATCGATGAATGCACTTAATTATTGACTATATCATTATGTGCTAGCCAGGAGAAGCAATAATGCAACTGTTACAGAACAAAGCAGGTACACTCGTGCCAAATggaataaatacatatatttagaCATGGTTCAAGATGCTCTTCACAGGATATCTGGACATGGTAATGTGGTTTTTAGTTTGGCATGTTGTGGTGGTTAAATGTAGATGGCACAATCTTTGACAGAGAACAGTTGGCTGAGCAGCTTGCAACATTTTGACCACGAATAAAGGCTCTGATGCAAATTAACGTAcaactaacacacaaacacacacagacacacacacacaaacacacacagacacactctttCCCGAACACAAATTAATTTCATGAAACCTTGACAAGCAGCCAAACTGGCATAGGTTCTACCTGCTGTGTGTCTACAGTTCAAACCTATAAGGCTGAGTGCGAGTGTCTGAAGGTGGACGGCTTCCAGTAACAATCTGTCACTCTGACACAAGC
The Paralichthys olivaceus isolate ysfri-2021 chromosome 11, ASM2471397v2, whole genome shotgun sequence genome window above contains:
- the fli1 gene encoding Friend leukemia integration 1 transcription factor isoform X8, producing MTASGTQDYGQTHKINPLPPQQEWINQPVRVHVKREYEHMNGSSRESPVDCSVGKCNKLVGGNDTSQMNYGNYMDEKNAPPPNMTTNERRVIVPADPSLWSQDHVRQWLEWAIKEYGLLEIDTAMFQNTDGKELCKMSKDDFLRLTTMYNAEVLLSHLNYLRESSSSLSYNTPSHTDPSPRLAAKEDPSYDAVRRTGWSNNMHSGKGSPVVTQNVTKSTEQPRPQPDPYQILGPTSSRLANPGSGQIQLWQFLLELLSDSANAGCITWEGTNGEFKMTDPDEVARRWGERKSKPNMNYDKLSRALRYYYDKNIMTKVHGKRYAYKFDFHGIAQALQPHPTESSMYKYPSDLAYVPSYHAHQQKVNFVSPHPPSMPVTSSNFFGPTAPYWSSPTAGIYPNPNVPRHPNTHVPSHLGSYY
- the fli1 gene encoding Friend leukemia integration 1 transcription factor isoform X4, which codes for MFQTVPDTSSYVKEALSVVSEDQSLFEPPYAAAAPLPKTDMTASGTQDYGQTHKINPLPPQQEWINQPVRVHVKREYEHMNGSSRESPVDCSVGKCNKLVGGNDTSQMNYGNYMDEKNAPPPNMTTNERRVIVPADPSLWSQDHVRQWLEWAIKEYGLLEIDTAMFQNTDGKELCKMSKDDFLRLTTMYNAEVLLSHLNYLRESSSSLSYNTPSHTDPSPRLAAKEDPSYDAVRRTGWSNNMHSGKGSPVVTQNVTKSTEQPRPQPDPYQILGPTSSRLANPGSGQIQLWQFLLELLSDSANAGCITWEGTNGEFKMTDPDEVARRWGERKSKPNMNYDKLSRALRYYYDKNIMTKVHGKRYAYKFDFHGIAQALQPHPTESSMYKYPSDLAYVPSYHAHQQKVNFVSPHPPSMPVTSSNFFGPTAPYWSSPTAGIYPNPNVPRHPNTHVPSHLGSYY
- the fli1 gene encoding Friend leukemia integration 1 transcription factor isoform X5, whose translation is MFQTVPDTSSYVKEALSVVSEDQSLFEPPYAAAAPLPKTDMTASGTQDYGQTHKINPLPPQQEWINQPVRVHVKREYEHMNGSRESPVDCSVGKCNKLVGGNDTSQMNYGNYMDEKNAPPPNMTTNERRVIVPADPSLWSQDHVRQWLEWAIKEYGLLEIDTAMFQNTDGKELCKMSKDDFLRLTTMYNAEVLLSHLNYLRESSSSLSYNTPSHTDPSPRLAAKEDPSYDAVRRTGWSNNMHSGKGSPVVTQNVTKSTEQPRPQPDPYQILGPTSSRLANPGSGQIQLWQFLLELLSDSANAGCITWEGTNGEFKMTDPDEVARRWGERKSKPNMNYDKLSRALRYYYDKNIMTKVHGKRYAYKFDFHGIAQALQPHPTESSMYKYPSDLAYVPSYHAHQQKVNFVSPHPPSMPVTSSNFFGPTAPYWSSPTAGIYPNPNVPRHPNTHVPSHLGSYY
- the fli1 gene encoding Friend leukemia integration 1 transcription factor isoform X7, which encodes MDGTIKEALSVVSEDQSLFEPPYAAAAPLPKTDMTASGTQDYGQTHKINPLPPQQEWINQPVRVHVKREYEHMNGSRESPVDCSVGKCNKLVGGNDTSQMNYGNYMDEKNAPPPNMTTNERRVIVPADPSLWSQDHVRQWLEWAIKEYGLLEIDTAMFQNTDGKELCKMSKDDFLRLTTMYNAEVLLSHLNYLRESSSSLSYNTPSHTDPSPRLAAKEDPSYDAVRRTGWSNNMHSGKGSPVVTQNVTKSTEQPRPQPDPYQILGPTSSRLANPGSGQIQLWQFLLELLSDSANAGCITWEGTNGEFKMTDPDEVARRWGERKSKPNMNYDKLSRALRYYYDKNIMTKVHGKRYAYKFDFHGIAQALQPHPTESSMYKYPSDLAYVPSYHAHQQKVNFVSPHPPSMPVTSSNFFGPTAPYWSSPTAGIYPNPNVPRHPNTHVPSHLGSYY